Part of the Sporomusa termitida genome, GGATGCGGTTATTGTCGGTAACGGCCCATTGTGGTGCTACTTTTATGCCCTCCGGTTTCTGGAGCATTCCTGCCCCGACATTGCCAACCGCTTTTTTTGCTCACAGGTTGATAATAATGCAGTGATCTACGGTACCGAAGAGGCCCTGCTGGCGACCTTGCAAACTGTCAAGGAGACCACCCGGCCGTCCGTGGTATTTATTGAAAGCAGCTGTTCAGTCAGTCTGATCGGCGATGATCTTGCGGCAATTGCCCGGCAGGCCGCTATGCCCTGTCCGGTAATTTGCCTGGAAAGCGGTGGCTTGAGCGGGGGCTTGCAAGAGGGGTACCGGGCTGCGGCGAAAGCCTATTTTTCAGCAATACCGCTGCCCCAAGGCCTGCCAAGAAAGGCCGGCACCGTTAATTTGCTGGGGGCAACCTACGGTTACTATAATGCCGTCAGTGACGTACAGGAAATTAAGCGGCTGCTGGGGGCGGCCGGTTATCATGTGCTGGCCTGTCCGGGGGCAGGTTCCTGCCAGGACGATATAGCGGTGATGGCTCAGGCCGAATTGAACGTTGTCTTACACGCCGAACTGGGGCTGGAAACGGCTTTATTGCTGCAAGCTCAGTATGGAATTCCTTATGTGGCTGGGCTGCCGCCTTATGGGGTAGAAGGCTCCTGGGACTGGCTCTGTTCGGTCGCGCAGGTTAGCGGCAGGACCAAGCAGGCTTTGGCAATCGCCGGCCAGGAGCGGGCTTTGCTG contains:
- a CDS encoding nitrogenase component 1; its protein translation is MADPQWHDVQSCFNACALTGAAAFFAGIEDAVIVGNGPLWCYFYALRFLEHSCPDIANRFFCSQVDNNAVIYGTEEALLATLQTVKETTRPSVVFIESSCSVSLIGDDLAAIARQAAMPCPVICLESGGLSGGLQEGYRAAAKAYFSAIPLPQGLPRKAGTVNLLGATYGYYNAVSDVQEIKRLLGAAGYHVLACPGAGSCQDDIAVMAQAELNVVLHAELGLETALLLQAQYGIPYVAGLPPYGVEGSWDWLCSVAQVSGRTKQALAIAGQERALLERRLRNATQEMERIWGEMWFNQVLVAAPASTALGIAQAVRREWVDTTRLTIIAQGGILQPQIPAGLGRVIDAQKDGQALADCLNQLTAGLLLASSNERAWLYRSQQQAVVYQNIALPVYDEIRLSHRPFMGLQGAVHLLECLWERYIAVCQHP